tttaaaaactatataaCCGTTggagataaaagaaaataattagagaattATTAACAGACTTCCTAAACCCCCCTAGTAttgatttgaaagaatatttaaatagtaagaaaatgataaagaaaGCTAATGTAGAAGAGTTCGTCTATAGAGTGGATGATGGTAGTCCCAACATTTGCTTAGTCTGATGTGGCCTTGTGCCACGTCCgcacctttaaaaaaaattgaaattttaaggttaaaaaactcaaaacgcATGAACTGGCATCCGCCCTATAGACGAACTCAATGCGAGTGTATTTGAATATGAAGTGTGTTGGGGAGAGAGACACCAATgaagtcaaacaagagtaagttaatattatatatattaggacaccacttttaacccaaaaacttaagctaacgGGTTTGGATCTAGCATCTCCAGTCCAGCAGAAGTAAGCAAAATAGctattgaaaaagtataaatttttactttaactaCTTATTTTTCTATGTACACTCCATCGGATTTTCTATTCTACTcctcattttctttaaatattattttgtgtgggagagagtgaaagaaagaggagtagagagagaaagagtaaaagaaagaaagtgagagataaaaaataataaacaaagtttatagtgtgaatagtgaatagGCTAATCAGCCTATTTACCGTTCAcactaaatgaaaaaaagttaaattgttTATTCTATTGGGGACCAAAAAACACctataatagttaaatttaactattattagAGATTTAGCTACTCTTTTGGAAATGCACTAAGTATATTAACTAaccactacttttttttttcttttttttttatatatatattttttcaaagtgaAACACAAATTTCACAAGTGCATACACAACAAAGTAAAAAGTAGCTTagtttcctaaatttaagaCAAATCTAAGAAAGCTGATGGACCAGCATGCTTAATACAGCCTCTAAATTATTTATatcaaaagaaatttgaataTCATATGAAAAGAGAGAATGATAATGACATCATCATTTGAATCATATCTCTCAAAGAATCACCTATAAAACCAGCACCCATCAGCCATATCTCTAACAAGACTTGTACCTTTAAACTCCAATATCATATCTCGACTCTCATCTCTATTTCTTCCCAAAAATGGGTCGTTCCCCATGTTGTGATGAGGAGAAGGGTTTGAAGAAAGGGCCATGGACGCCAGAGGAAGACCAGAAGCTTACTGATTATATTAGCAGAAATGGGCATGGAAGTTGGAAAGCTCTCCCCAAACATGCCGGCTTGAATAGGTGCGGAAAGAGTTGCAGATTAAGGTGGACGAATTACCTCAAGCCTGATATTAAGAGAGGCAAATTCTCTGAAGACGAAGAGAGAAAGATCATCAACCTTCACTCTGTTCTTGGAAACaagtacgtatatatatatcatttattcTGCATGCTTGTTAGATCAttcaaaatctttttatttgactttttttttttttttggtcgcaGGTGGTCTAGGATTGCAACACAACTTCCTGGGAGGACAGACAATGAAATCAAGAACTACTGGAATACTCATTTAAGGAAGAAACTCCTTCAAATGGGGATTGATCCAACCACACACAAGCCAAGAACAGATCCCAACCACCTTATGAATCTCTCTATGTTGCTTGGTGCATCTGCAAACGTTGGAAATTTGATGAGTCCTTGGGGAAATGGTCTTGGTTTGCAGGCAGATCCATCTCATCTGGCGAGAATCCAACTCCTGCAAAATCTCTTGCAGGTTGTGAACACAAGCACAGCAATTCTCAATAACCCATTTGAAGGATTTATCAATGGTTGGGGATATATGAACCCTGGAATTTTGATCCCTCAAGCACCCACCAACTCACAGGAGATTGACAATTCATTGGCAAATATTGCACAAGTTGATAATATTGGTGTCAAAAACAGCAGCTTGAGTGAGAATCCATTGATGCCTGCATTGGTTTCTGAACCTCCTTTGACTGATCATCAACCAAATCAATTCTCAACCTCCATCTTTGAGGATTGGGAGAAACTCATGGATGATGAAACAAGTGACTCCTACTGGAAAGATATGTTGGAGTAGGTTCTTGTctctcaaatattttattttattttctaattccTTTATggtctatttatttatttatttgttggcTGGAAATGGAagcttcctttctttctttccactTTTGCtgaaaatttaattaacattttccttaattcTCTTTGCAGCTTTACATCCTCATCATCACCATCGCCAATGGCATGGTAGAGCACCTGGCCTATGTTTCAACTGAAGTATCATAAACATGAGTTCCACGCTGGAAATATTATTGGTTCATTCATGATTATTCTTGtatgttagattttttttttttttttttttttgttttttttgctacCTTTATTCACAGGATACATGTAAACCTCTTTTTCCTCACAAAGTGTTCGTTGTATTGaatcctttgattttttttttttttttttttttctatgtatAATAGTTGATAATTCTCCCTATGCAACTTTATGTTCAAGTTTCTTTTGGCGACTAATAACATCCAAATCATATACGGCCAACATGTTGTAAGTTGTATTTAACTTCCGTTAGAATattaatcaaatgattaaatttatcatttcttattaattaatttaaacttaaaaaaaaaaaaaactaatgattTCAAATAGTATTAATTAGAATAAGCTTTTGGAACGATTGATGTAGCAAATTACCTCCGCGATATGGTATCAGAGAATGTTCTAAATTCTAAACTTATTTCCGTCATTCACCActtattgagagagagagagagagaaagagaaagagtttgAGTTTACATGTGAgaaagagtgttaaagtattaattaaataattaaattaattatttcttaattatcggcttaaacttttaaaataagtggtaatttaacaacaTTCTCGTCATTCATTTGTTGGACATCAAAGCAAGAGACCTCTAGGAACATGAAGAGAAACAACAGATGCAAGAAggaaattgcaatttgaaaatgattttttaggtACGTGAGAAAAGCACATAATCTTAAAACCTAGAGATATTGTGTGCTACGGATAACATGTTGATTAAGATTTTGACCTTTTTGTAGCATAGCAAAGTCAACCATGTCACCGCCACTTCACCCTAATTGAGGAAAAAAATCCCCCTTGATGTCTCTTACAGCTCTTAAGAGTGTAATATCAAATGATGAACAAAGGAGACAAAGCTCTTAAGAGAGTGATATAATGATTTATTATTCAGATTATTAGTTATGCATAATTGTCACCATTAGATAAGATTAATTGTTTACGTGTAATACAAGCCTCTAACTGCAAAACCTACAAGTACCTATCAATAGCCACCCAAGTTTGAGTTCAATTTTTACTCTTTTAACCGCCACATTTTAGGTGAGGATTTAGGTAGATTCAGTAACCAGTAATTAAATGAGAGAGACTATTAAGCAATCCCTCTTTAATACGCTATTGAGTTCTAGCCATGAGGATATATGCATAGAGGTGTACGTAGAAGGTTCTTTGTTGATCTTAGGATCTCacatttataaataaaataaaaagggttaaatCCAAATTTGGCCCACgcgattttaatttgtatcaatTACTAGTTCTTCggttttcaaaagtgataaaattagCCATTGAGCTTTCTGGCAGTGTAAAATCATTCCATCTGTCCACTTTTGTTGGTGAGTTGTTTGCCACGTATACCAAAAAACCAATCGATCCAATCTCGTTGCTTTGCAAGGTTGATTCTCCTCTTGCTTTGCAAGGCTGCTACTAGGGTTTTGAAACCTCAAAGCTTATATTAATTATGGAATTTGGACTATATATTAAGtatagagagaaaagaaaacatgaataAGGGTCAAAAGCACTTGAACAAATCAagaaacctaaagaaaaataaaagtatttcatattcttcttttttcctaattaaaaaaagaaagaaagaaagaaatttcatattctaaaaataatacGTAAAAGTGGTGCTTACATGTGGAGATATATCACTCAATGGAGTTTTGAATAATTCCATGTTAAGTCTTAAGCCGCCTCACATAAACCCATTAAAAATTAATGATGGTACGTGGTACCAGCCTCATCTTCCATGTTATTATCAACTAAACAAATTGCTTTTCTTGACGTTGCAAATAGGGAAAAGCggttttatttcaaaatgattgtttttatttttaggagaaacttcacaatTTGAAAAGACCATTAAGTTATCACTAAGTTGAAAAGACctcttcaaatttcaaaacctcttaatttcaccactaaacttttaatttgatgcaatctacccaTTTATGTCAGTTTCTAGACAAGTTGTGTTTAATATGCAAGTTATTGACTACTTCACCCGTATAAACCCATGTGTTGCTTAAGGAAAAGATTCATCAAGCCAATATCGGAACAGAAAGTGTCCCCTAAGATTCAGCAGCTTTAATTTCCCCATGACTTGAGGGGTTCCTACTCCTTGTGGGGAACAATTGCCTTACCACTAATAGACCTATGAAGAGGGTTAAGAGTACACTCAATATTCACTCTGTTACAATTATTTTCAACCATATGCTTTTCTGACTTTAGTGTTAGAGTATTCTTGCTGGTATCCCTAGCGAGTCACCCTTTGCTCCTTTGATTTGCAAGTACCCGATTGGGTCGGGGGCAACGGTCATACTATATCATCAACACCTGTAATCACAAAAAAACTCATCAAAACAAATGCTACACAAGAGAGATACGTAACAGGGAAGAAAAAAGGGCTTGTGAATGGGATCAATGTTAGTCAAAGGGGACAAAAAGTAGTAGTATATCTATAAACTTAACCACTCTAGCTCGCTCCTAGCTTCTTCATTTTCCCATTCCTCTTCCCATTTTTCAAATGATGAGGACATCTCGGCTTAGACTAAAGAGTAATTTTCCCTATATGCTTCCTTCTTTAATTTCCAATTCATCAAAACCCAATAGGAGAAAGTTAGCTAGCAAGCAGCCGTCTTccacttttctttctctcttctcttcgatcTTTTCCTATCTACCCAAGCCTGCCAAGTGTAGGAATTGTAATTGCACAGTGCATAAAGAAGAGCCTATATATCAACATCTCCACCCTTGAGGAAGCATTTCAAACACCCTATTGCTGCCATCACCATCAGCCTTGGAGCTTTTGGTACGAATATTCTGCGACGGATTGATTGAAAGAAGGCCAAGGGGGGAAAAGCGATGgtgttttaaaaagtgaacaagAATGGagataataatcataatatcaTGACTTTGTGTACATTATTTGGTTTGGAAAATTTGGTGATTACATATGTAATAATCATGTAACCTTCTTTCCTCCAAGGAAGATAATAATTGACATTAacatagaaagaaaaattgaaaagaaaaaaaaaatgtggatgGGGTTGGGGGAACCACTCTTGGTACCCAAAATGGTGGACTATCCACCTTTAAATCTTCGATGCTCAAAGAGGATGGTCAAACTACCCACAATGGCTTTGGTGAGAGCGTCAAACAACTCCCAAAGGCAATAAGGATAGTTAGGGAGCATTGGGAGAGCCATAAAATcattatcattaaaaaatttagaaacgtgtttttaaaaaaagtcgctctttattttgtttcaacTTTTCACTTATAGTTTGAAACTTTGAACCAAGAAAGTTTTCAAAACTTCTGTTTGGGGccattttgaaaagtaaaaaacacaTTTAGGGACCATTGGCCCATCCAATTCAAGAGTTcgttaagagaaaaatttagGGACCATTTTTCCCCTCTCccactttgaataaaaaaaaattaaaaaaattaaaaaaagagaaattttttttttagaacttttGAATGGCCATGGCCCTTCTGTCCCCCAAGACACTCTGTCACTGTTGGGAGAGAGTAATTTTATAATGGTTGAAGTAATTTGATAcgttttaaactttaaaaaataatgtaggGTTAAAATAGCGAGAGTTAACCACTAACCACTTACATATATAACGACGTTGTAAGTAGTAGAGTATTACCTTAGAAACGACGTCggtttgctttttttaaaaaaaaattttcttttaatcgGCAGTTATTAAGTGCGGTTAGCCAATTTTATTAACCGCTTAGGCAATTGCAGTTAGCGATTTTagtcaataaccactaaccgtaaccacaTTTTCACCCTTAAAAAACTGATTAATAAAGTGACAACTATATGGACCTCTACAGTACttttcccttatatatatatatatatatataagccacacaaaaaataatttaataattaaaaccGAGTCCAGTAGATTCTTGGGCTATAGGCCAAGAAAATGGCTGCCTGAAAGGATGGCGATTTGTGAAGCAGGAAGCATGCAGGATTTTGGTTAAGGCGACTCTACTGCTTATAGAGGTACGCATTGCCTGTACACTTGGACCGCCATGACCTGCGCTTATAATTAGCCCTTAGTCATGGGAATCAGTTAAAAAGCAGAGAGGCACGAGTTGATTCGAAAATCCTTTTGCTGCACCTTGACGCAAGCCTCCCCTTGGAAATGCTTGCTTTGGGAATATGCCTGGGAAGGTCGTCACCCACGCGTGACGAATCTATTTCCAAAGCCTGCAACCAAAAAAGTCATATAATTTAGGCCATCTTTACATGACAAGAATTAAGAATTCCCTCAATAATTTGGGTTTGATAGGAGGATCCATCTTGTTATTAATATGGGAAATGCTATGTGCTCTTTTTGTGTCCTTCTCGTCCtaagtgaaaattattttataaaaactaaatgagagaaataatagcaactttcttttttgttttggggaaacttcactgaagacccccGAACTTTTactcgttttgaaataccctcctaaactttaaaatctctcaatttagtctcctgaactttcaattgctctcaatttggaccctccatcaattttagccgttaaaaatacaaaaaaaaagaccaaaatatccctaatttttatttttttaaaaataaaaaaaaaaatttgaagttaaaattttatacaaaagtcgagggtataaacatcatgtaacatttaaaatttgataaaggggtctaaattgagaacaattgaaagttcatgagactaaattgagagattttgaagtttaggggtatttcaaaataggtggaagtttgggggttttcagtgaagtttccccttttgttttttataaaataattttcacataagATCATGAGGACACAAGAAGTACACGAATATCAGGAGAGTACCTAGCATTCCCCAATTAATATCGACATATTGTACACCGTTAATACACACTTTAAATCCTAACTATTAAATAAACATTATCCATTTCGTTTAGAATCCTGTTCCTTTTGTATGGTTAATGGCCCAATAGATTCAAATGCAAATTTCTCCTTACTACCACCACTCTTTATGATGCCTTGTGTAAGAGAAATGTCCTAATTTTTCAGAATAACCCACTACAGCAAGTGTTACAAACTGATATGATAGTTCATGTGTCATCACGGTCCACGTAGACTACCAATTGGCTAAGACCtattttgttgttcttcttaCGAGCTAAGCAAATGGTAGAGTAGTACTAAGTTTAGTCTGAAATTTCAATCTTTCACCATATATTCTCCACCAAGTTTCCAGAATTCCTTTCAAAACAGAGCTGAATTAAGTGAAAACAATCAAATGACAGCATAAGCCTTCTAGAGTACCCTTTCTCTGGTCAGGGCAACCTGTCCAAATCCAAATTCTCCGCACAAGCTTCATATTCTTACACCCACCCTCCAACAAGCTAAGCTAAAACTTGCGTGAAAAATTCATGATCCATGCTACTGATAGATTAGTTAGTACCCTGTAATAATTGTTCCAGGACTTGAAAATATTTAGCGACAAAATTAAGCCATCCCACCAATAAGCTTCATTTGGCACAGGAGAAAAGGGACAGGAGAGAAAGGGGGGAAGGGGGGAAATCCCCtgtaaataaaaagaaaaaaactttcaGTCTTCACATGCTTACTCAGTGGACATGATCAGCTTTTATCAACTCTGCCCTTTCAATGCATCAAACATTCACCCAATTATTTCTGGCATAAATGAATAGCTGAACATGAAATCCAGGTTCTGATGCTGCCCACTGCTAATTGCAACTTGCTCTGTGCCCTTaaattgaaaaaactacaaaaaaaggtATCTCTACCTGAAATTTGAAGAACAAAGAACCCACAGAAACCTTCCAGTTATCCGTGTGTCATGATCTTATTTCTTGTTCCTAAAAGTAATATGGAAAGGAAAGAGCCTCATATAAAACTTAACAACACCTCCCAAAAGACGGTCAAAATCTCTGATTCTGAAGCAAGATCTGAACAGTAAAACATCAACATCGTCTAAAAAGAGTATTTTTGCCCAAAATCAGAATCCATATTGGCTTAAGAAAGCAGAATGGACTCTAGGACACACGTAATATGGACTCTATACATAATAGCAAAACCAACTCCTACCACAAGATGCCAATCACTCTGGACCAACTCAAATTCATGTCAATCAATTTATTAACTCAATTATACTACAGTCCAAACTAAAATTGGTAGACTAAACTTATCCTTTAGCACCATTCTGCTCTATCCAGATCAATATTCTCTGTTGCATACAACAATGTTCTCTATTACATAAAGCAATATTCTATGCTAATATACAAATACAGATAAGACCCACCTCCCCTCTCCTCGTCTAATTTCCAGTTTTCTAAGCCATTATTTTCCACGCAACATTTGCAATTTGGCCTACTATATTAGGTAATACACAAGCTCTTTGCAACCTGGCCAACAACACGTTTAAGGTTTAGGTATATTTTACCCACCTACAGTTTATAGTTTAGATCAAGTTTGATTTGCCAggttgtggtttaaaaaatagcaatatttatgggggagagagagagagagagagagagagagagagaacataaCTTTATCATTAAGGCAAAGATGATTGCAAATGATTGAACACGCACTGAAAAACATATTGAAAAGTAACCATGAAGCAATTCTGATAATGAGCACCATTGCGGTATcacgaataaaaaaaaaggttgagaaTATAAAAGATGAATCAGCATAAGCTGCCATTGGGTTTAGCACATCAAAGAAGAGTAGGTCATGCAACTCAGGGGGAGCAAAGGGAAGGGTTGAACCAAATAACAAGATGTATTTAggacaaattttgaaaatattccTTAAAATTTTCTGAAGTGGAAGTTAATGAACAAACCACTTCAGCAGAAGGAATATAAAATAACGGATATGGGGAGGCTGGGGAGCATTAAGTGAACACCGAGTGTTATATGGAAAAGAGGTAAAGATTAGAAGGAATGAAAATTCAAGCTTTAGGGCTCCCTTGCCATCTTCTCCTTTTGTGCATGTGTGTGATAAGAAGACTTGGAAGTCCTTTGTGCTTTCAACATATTTAAAGGTTTCAATCAGATTACCATTCATAATGACACAAATTTTACCATGTCCTCCTAATCTccaatcataaaaaataaaaaaataaaaaaattgaaattaaaaattaaaagattaaaaaataggAAGCAGCAACTAGAAGTTCAATCCAAGCAAAACCAAGGTAAAACAGAATACCAAATGCCTATGAAAGGAACAGGAGTAACCACATCAATTGTTGCATGAATCTCCTTCTAGCCaatctaaaaaaagaaaagccaattatttgaaagaaataatCACCAAAATTACTATACATATAATTCATatttatgaaaagaaatattatttctcatcttttcttcACAATCAACTCATTAGAAGTCGGCAAATCAAAGGCTCATATTCCTAAATGGACTCACAGAAAGTGATGAAGCTTGGAAAACTACAATGAGGTGCCAGTCTATCACAAACTTCCCCATTTTTGAGTCTGCATATTTATAATTCCAA
This genomic interval from Corylus avellana chromosome ca3, CavTom2PMs-1.0 contains the following:
- the LOC132175769 gene encoding transcription factor MYB39, producing MGRSPCCDEEKGLKKGPWTPEEDQKLTDYISRNGHGSWKALPKHAGLNRCGKSCRLRWTNYLKPDIKRGKFSEDEERKIINLHSVLGNKWSRIATQLPGRTDNEIKNYWNTHLRKKLLQMGIDPTTHKPRTDPNHLMNLSMLLGASANVGNLMSPWGNGLGLQADPSHLARIQLLQNLLQVVNTSTAILNNPFEGFINGWGYMNPGILIPQAPTNSQEIDNSLANIAQVDNIGVKNSSLSENPLMPALVSEPPLTDHQPNQFSTSIFEDWEKLMDDETSDSYWKDMLDFTSSSSPSPMAW